One window from the genome of Helicobacter pylori encodes:
- a CDS encoding fumarate reductase cytochrome b subunit yields MQQEEIIEGYYGASKGLKKSGIYAKLDFLQSATGLILALFMITHMFLVSSILISDEAMYKVAKFFEGSLFLKAGEPAIVSVVAAGVILILVAHAFLALRKFPINYRQYKVFKTHKHLMKHGDTSLWFIQALTGFAMFFLASIHLFVMLTEPESIGPHGSSYRFVTQNFWLLYIFLLFAVELHGSIGLYRLAIKWGWFKNASIQGLRKVKWAMSVFFIVLGLCTYGAYIKKGLENKDNGIKTMQEAIEADGKFHKE; encoded by the coding sequence ATGCAACAAGAAGAGATTATAGAGGGTTATTATGGCGCTAGCAAAGGGCTTAAAAAGAGCGGTATTTATGCCAAGCTGGATTTTTTACAGAGCGCTACGGGATTGATTTTAGCGCTCTTTATGATAACGCACATGTTTTTGGTCTCAAGTATCTTGATTAGCGATGAAGCCATGTATAAAGTGGCGAAATTTTTTGAAGGGAGCTTGTTTTTAAAAGCAGGCGAGCCGGCTATTGTGAGCGTGGTTGCAGCAGGAGTTATTCTTATTTTAGTCGCACATGCTTTTTTGGCGTTAAGGAAATTCCCTATCAATTATCGGCAATACAAGGTTTTTAAAACCCATAAGCATTTGATGAAACATGGCGATACGAGCTTGTGGTTTATTCAAGCCCTCACCGGATTTGCGATGTTTTTCTTAGCGAGTATCCACTTATTTGTCATGCTCACAGAGCCTGAAAGTATTGGGCCTCATGGCTCAAGCTATCGTTTTGTCACGCAAAACTTTTGGCTTTTGTATATTTTCTTATTGTTTGCCGTAGAATTGCATGGCTCTATTGGGTTGTATCGTTTAGCGATTAAATGGGGGTGGTTTAAGAATGCGAGCATTCAAGGCTTGAGAAAAGTCAAATGGGCGATGAGCGTGTTTTTCATTGTTTTAGGGCTTTGCACCTATGGGGCTTACATTAAAAAAGGTTTAGAAAATAAGGACAATGGCATTAAAACCATGCAAGAAGCCATAGAAGCTGATGGGAAATTCCACAAAGAATAA
- a CDS encoding triose-phosphate isomerase: MTKIAMANFKSAMPIFKSHAYLKELEKTLKPQHFDRVFVFPDFLGLLPNSFLHFTLGVQNAYPRDCGAFTGEITSKHLEELKIHTLLIGHSERRTLLKESPSFLKEKFDFFKSKNFKIVYCIGEDLTTREKGLVAVKEFLNEQLETIDLNYSNLIVAYEPIWAIGTKKSASLEDIYLTHGFLKQILNQKTPLLYGGSVNVQNAKEILGIDSVDGLLIGSASWELENFKTIISFL, translated from the coding sequence ATGACAAAAATTGCCATGGCTAATTTTAAATCCGCTATGCCTATTTTTAAAAGCCATGCGTATTTAAAAGAATTAGAAAAAACTTTAAAACCGCAGCATTTTGATAGGGTGTTTGTATTCCCTGATTTTTTGGGGTTATTGCCTAATTCGTTTTTGCATTTCACTTTAGGAGTGCAAAACGCTTACCCTAGAGATTGTGGGGCTTTTACCGGTGAAATCACTTCAAAGCATTTAGAAGAATTAAAAATCCACACGCTTTTAATAGGGCATAGCGAGAGGCGAACGCTTTTAAAGGAAAGCCCTAGTTTTTTGAAAGAAAAGTTTGATTTTTTTAAAAGTAAAAATTTTAAAATTGTCTATTGTATTGGCGAAGATTTAACGACCAGAGAAAAGGGTTTAGTGGCTGTAAAGGAATTTTTAAATGAGCAATTAGAAACTATCGATCTCAATTATTCCAATTTAATTGTGGCTTATGAGCCTATTTGGGCGATTGGCACCAAAAAAAGCGCTTCTTTAGAAGATATTTACCTCACGCATGGTTTTTTAAAGCAAATCTTAAACCAAAAAACGCCTTTATTGTATGGGGGGAGCGTGAATGTGCAAAACGCTAAAGAAATTTTAGGGATTGATAGCGTGGATG